In the genome of Myxococcus stipitatus, one region contains:
- a CDS encoding FAD-dependent oxidoreductase, with amino-acid sequence MFIVILGGGVSGLTCGIRLLEAGHSVEVWARELSPHTTSDVAAAVWYPYRAWPQERVNVWAKRTYEVLESLSRERPEAGIRMIPGVEVFRRPVEDPWWRDSVPDFRRARPEELPPGLLEGYYFSAPVIEMPRYLPFLMARVRELGGRIIQREVRSLEEAWARAPVVVNCMGLGAREVVGDESLFPIRGEVLRVTPPPTNRFIFDDECEQGIAYVIPRSEDCILGGTVEEGNASLVPDAAVARGILERNAPLLPPGAVFRVVEHKVGLRPGRPSVRVEAEVSGERVVVHDYGHGGAGVTLSWGCAEEVVTRVAAHAR; translated from the coding sequence ATGTTCATTGTCATCCTAGGCGGAGGAGTGTCGGGCCTGACGTGTGGAATCCGCTTGTTGGAGGCGGGACACTCGGTGGAGGTCTGGGCCCGGGAGTTGTCGCCGCACACGACGTCGGATGTCGCCGCGGCTGTCTGGTATCCCTACCGGGCGTGGCCGCAGGAGCGCGTCAATGTCTGGGCGAAGCGGACCTACGAGGTGCTGGAGTCCCTGTCCCGCGAGCGTCCTGAAGCGGGCATCCGGATGATTCCTGGCGTGGAAGTGTTTCGCCGCCCCGTCGAGGACCCCTGGTGGCGCGACAGCGTCCCGGACTTCCGCAGGGCGCGCCCCGAGGAGCTTCCGCCTGGATTGTTGGAGGGTTACTACTTCTCCGCGCCGGTCATCGAGATGCCGCGCTATCTGCCATTCCTGATGGCGCGCGTGCGGGAGTTGGGAGGGCGCATCATCCAGCGTGAGGTGCGCTCACTGGAGGAGGCGTGGGCGCGAGCGCCGGTGGTGGTCAACTGCATGGGCCTGGGGGCGCGCGAGGTGGTGGGCGACGAGTCGCTCTTCCCGATTCGCGGTGAGGTGTTGCGTGTGACACCCCCGCCCACGAACCGCTTCATCTTCGATGACGAGTGCGAGCAGGGGATTGCCTATGTGATTCCGCGCTCGGAGGACTGCATCCTGGGTGGCACGGTGGAGGAGGGCAACGCGTCCCTGGTGCCGGACGCGGCGGTGGCTCGGGGCATCCTGGAGCGCAACGCGCCGCTGTTGCCACCGGGTGCGGTGTTTCGCGTCGTGGAGCACAAGGTGGGACTGCGCCCCGGGCGGCCCTCGGTGCGGGTGGAGGCGGAGGTGTCCGGGGAGCGGGTGGTGGTGCACGACTACGGGCACGGCGGGGCGGGCGTCACGCTCTCCTGGGGCTGCGCGGAGGAGGTCGTGACGCGGGTGGCGGCGCACGCGCGCTGA
- a CDS encoding N-acyl-D-glutamate amidohydrolase has translation MDLIVENGLVFDGLGNAPRKLNVGITGGTVTTLSPAPIPRAPGTRVIDATGHWVTPGFIDFHTHYDAEVELAPSLSESVRHGVTSVVLGSCSLSLALGSAEDLADMFCRVEAIPYATVRSLLEERKTWDSLSSYLEHLQALPLGPNVASFLGHSALRAHTLGLHRSLDSNVRPSEDELRRMESLVREGLDLGYLGLSIMTLKWDKMGGTRDIRSRPLPSTYARWSEYRRLTRLLREKGRVFQGVPNISTKVNVVLFLLESMGLWRPTLKTTVISMMDPRASRGIHRLIGVLSRVANRLLGANFRWQALPEIFDLWADGIDLVVFEEFGAGAAALHLQDAASRTGLLNDPAYRSRFRAEWTNRFLPRAFHRDFNQSRILQCPDPTLVGKSFAQIAQDQSRDAVDVFLDLVATHGDALRWYTVMANDRREELEFICRHPDILVGFSDAGAHLRNMAHYNFPLRLLRLVREAEKRGEPFMSTERAVHRLTGEIGEWFGLDAGVLAEGRRADLVVINPEGLDSSLDEIAEAPMENFGGFVRLVRRNDAAVKSVLISGREAVSLGAVSPALGRERGFGTVLRARA, from the coding sequence ATGGACCTCATCGTCGAGAACGGCCTCGTGTTCGATGGTCTGGGCAATGCCCCTCGGAAGCTCAACGTCGGCATCACAGGGGGCACCGTCACCACGCTCTCCCCGGCCCCCATCCCTCGCGCACCAGGGACTCGCGTCATTGACGCCACGGGCCACTGGGTGACTCCCGGCTTCATCGACTTCCACACCCACTACGACGCCGAAGTCGAGCTGGCGCCCTCCCTCTCCGAGTCCGTCCGCCACGGTGTCACCTCCGTGGTCCTCGGGAGCTGCTCACTCAGCCTCGCCCTCGGCTCCGCCGAGGACCTCGCGGACATGTTCTGCCGCGTCGAGGCCATCCCCTACGCCACCGTCCGCTCCCTCCTCGAGGAGCGCAAGACGTGGGACTCGCTCTCCAGCTACCTGGAGCACCTCCAAGCCCTCCCCCTCGGCCCCAACGTCGCCTCCTTCCTGGGCCACTCCGCGCTGCGCGCCCACACCCTGGGCCTCCACCGCAGCCTCGACTCCAACGTCCGCCCCAGCGAGGACGAGCTGCGCCGCATGGAGTCCCTCGTCCGCGAAGGCCTCGACCTGGGCTACCTCGGCCTGTCCATCATGACCCTCAAGTGGGACAAGATGGGCGGCACCCGAGACATCCGCAGCCGCCCCCTTCCCTCCACCTACGCCCGCTGGAGCGAATACCGCCGCCTCACCCGCCTCCTTCGCGAGAAGGGCCGCGTCTTCCAAGGCGTCCCCAACATCAGCACCAAGGTCAACGTCGTCCTCTTCCTCCTCGAGAGCATGGGCCTGTGGCGCCCGACGCTGAAGACCACCGTCATCTCCATGATGGACCCTCGCGCCAGTCGAGGCATCCACCGCCTCATCGGCGTCCTCTCCCGCGTCGCCAACCGACTCCTCGGCGCCAACTTCCGCTGGCAGGCCCTGCCTGAAATCTTCGACCTGTGGGCCGATGGCATCGACCTCGTCGTCTTCGAGGAGTTCGGCGCCGGCGCCGCCGCCCTCCACCTCCAGGACGCCGCCTCACGCACAGGGCTCCTCAACGACCCCGCCTACCGCTCCCGCTTCCGCGCGGAATGGACCAACCGCTTCCTCCCTCGCGCCTTCCACCGCGACTTCAACCAGTCCCGCATCCTCCAGTGCCCCGACCCCACCCTGGTCGGCAAGTCCTTCGCCCAAATCGCCCAGGACCAATCCCGCGACGCCGTGGATGTCTTCCTCGACCTCGTCGCCACTCACGGAGACGCCCTGCGCTGGTACACCGTCATGGCCAATGACCGGCGCGAGGAGCTGGAGTTCATCTGCCGCCACCCAGACATCCTCGTGGGCTTCTCCGACGCGGGCGCCCACCTGCGCAACATGGCTCACTACAACTTCCCCCTCCGCCTCCTGCGCCTGGTCCGCGAAGCCGAGAAGCGCGGCGAGCCCTTCATGTCCACCGAGCGCGCCGTCCACCGACTCACCGGTGAAATCGGCGAGTGGTTCGGCCTCGACGCGGGAGTCCTCGCCGAGGGCCGCCGCGCGGACCTCGTCGTCATCAACCCCGAGGGCCTCGACTCGAGCCTCGACGAAATCGCCGAGGCCCCCATGGAGAACTTCGGCGGCTTCGTCCGCCTGGTGCGCCGCAACGACGCCGCCGTGAAGTCCGTCCTCATCTCCGGCCGCGAAGCCGTGAGCCTCGGCGCCGTGTCCCCCGCGCTCGGACGTGAGCGCGGCTTCGGCACCGTGCTCCGCGCTCGCGCCTGA
- a CDS encoding GNAT family N-acetyltransferase: protein MFEIREDVSRDECANVLARAFANEPGMRWVCGANLDVSRRWFTATLALNDSRPGARRYAVTRGDEVLAVAIVSPAVPPPRLFQQLRWMAAVGGACGWQCVRRTLRYLELTEPLKPAGMWTLDFIGVAEGARGQGLTRVLLRRIEADLPEHPLFLTTADPRNVPMYKHLGFTVEKALELDGMSVSAMSRDSSLDRENVNAKIVAA, encoded by the coding sequence ATGTTTGAGATACGGGAGGATGTGTCACGGGATGAGTGCGCGAACGTGCTGGCCCGGGCTTTCGCGAATGAACCTGGGATGCGCTGGGTTTGTGGTGCGAACCTGGACGTCTCGCGACGCTGGTTCACGGCGACACTGGCGCTGAATGACTCTCGGCCGGGTGCACGCCGATATGCGGTAACGCGGGGTGACGAGGTGCTCGCGGTGGCCATCGTCAGTCCGGCGGTGCCTCCGCCACGGCTCTTCCAGCAGCTCCGATGGATGGCGGCGGTGGGTGGGGCCTGTGGATGGCAGTGTGTCCGGCGCACGCTCCGTTATCTCGAGCTGACGGAGCCCTTGAAGCCCGCGGGAATGTGGACGCTGGATTTCATTGGCGTCGCGGAGGGGGCTCGTGGACAGGGACTCACGCGGGTGCTCTTGCGCCGCATCGAGGCGGACCTGCCGGAACACCCGCTGTTCCTCACGACGGCGGACCCGCGCAATGTGCCGATGTACAAGCACCTGGGATTCACCGTGGAGAAGGCTCTCGAGCTGGACGGAATGTCCGTCAGCGCGATGAGCCGAGACTCATCCCTCGACAGGGAGAACGTGAACGCCAAGATCGTTGCCGCCTGA
- a CDS encoding TetR/AcrR family transcriptional regulator, producing MSESTAALAVRTNRVYHWCTMPLPRFLRLPTERQREILAIARAHFARDGIEGASYNQIISDAGISKTAAYQYFDGKDDLARTVLAEVKTRVLGVLGTWEAAPSARVFWERLRLSSARLVDHLAKNREDLALLGAAPSGAPDEVGLEWFEAVVDDGLRLGVIRNDVDRALLLGVTRAFFQAADAWALQGMHAGAAVDTSLTWSLLEGLWSPRKGARQGGTT from the coding sequence ATGAGCGAGAGCACGGCGGCACTTGCGGTGCGCACCAATAGGGTGTACCACTGGTGCACCATGCCTCTTCCCCGCTTCCTCCGACTGCCGACAGAGCGGCAGCGGGAAATCCTCGCGATTGCGCGCGCCCACTTCGCTCGGGATGGCATCGAGGGTGCGTCGTACAACCAGATCATCTCGGACGCCGGCATCTCGAAGACGGCGGCGTATCAGTACTTCGATGGCAAGGACGACCTCGCGAGGACGGTGCTCGCGGAGGTGAAGACGCGGGTCCTGGGGGTCCTGGGGACCTGGGAGGCCGCGCCGTCGGCCCGTGTGTTCTGGGAGCGATTGCGGCTGAGCAGTGCCCGGCTCGTGGACCATCTGGCGAAGAACCGCGAGGACCTCGCGCTCCTGGGGGCGGCGCCCAGCGGTGCGCCCGATGAGGTGGGGTTGGAGTGGTTCGAGGCGGTCGTGGATGACGGGCTCCGGCTCGGGGTCATCCGGAATGACGTGGACCGCGCCCTGCTGCTCGGGGTGACACGGGCGTTCTTCCAGGCCGCGGATGCGTGGGCCTTGCAAGGGATGCACGCAGGGGCGGCTGTCGACACGTCGCTGACGTGGAGCTTGCTGGAAGGGCTGTGGTCGCCGCGCAAGGGCGCCAGGCAGGGAGGAACGACATGA